The genomic DNA ggtTTATAGCAAAAAGGTAAAAAGATACCACCGCTATAATTAGTGTGTTTATTCAAGAATGTAACGTTGTAAACCTAAAATAGAATTTCTAGAAGATTTAGAGATCAATTGTCATAAACTTTGTATTATTTATAAAGCAAAAAAGACCACCATAATTGGTATAAATAAAGTTACAAGGTTTGGAAACGCAATTCACGTGCACTTGAGCCGTTCGCTCTGTCTTtggccctctctctctcacccacTCTGAAAGTTAGTCTTACAACAACCATAGGGTTTTATGTAAATTTGGTCAATTACTCATTGCTCCTTTATCACATGAATTGAGCTTTCCTTCCACATAATATGGATCATTTTTCATGTTCAtgtgactttttttttaactaatcgAGGTTCATAAATATGTTTCTGTTGATAAAGGATAAGATTAAACTACAAAAAGGGGGATTTGAAAATGAAATCTAGGGTGTAAGGGCAAAAATTCTTAACCAACTGAGCTACAAGTCACTTGCAGAATGTTCGTGTAACTTGctttgaaacctttttttttcaattattttattgaGAGGAGAGTACAAACTActacaataatttagaaaaatgaGAATTTCGAAGCCGGAACACATGTGTGAAAATTTAGGAGTTAtggtggaaaagaaaaaaaaaattaagggagTATGTTAGCGAGTTTAAATTGAAATTATCTATATATCTTTAGCTTTGAGAACAATCATTGAATCATCATTGCAATCAGGGCAATCAAGATTTAGCCAATTTACTCATTCATGATCTTCTGGACAGGTAGTCAAACATATTTTCAAGAAGATTTAAATTCACGGATCAACGATTCATTACTAATCACATTAATATTGTTTTAACTTGCATTCTACGACCTACTAGCACAAGAGACATGAGGTtttctagcaaaaaaaaaaaaaatagacatGCGGTTTTATCACCAAATATTATGATGTCATTATACATGCAAGATGAATCGGGGTTACAAAATAATTACTGTGATAGTAAAGCGCTCTTAAGTTCAACAAGTGAAAACATTCGTTATACATTTTAACTTAATCTGTTAAATTTCCAATGTATGATTCTTGTTATCTTCAATGTAAAGGCGACCAACATGGCAAATAGATTCTCATCATGCACTCCAGCTATGATACTTTTTTACACGAGTGCATGatgattaattattaatattatattataacacgtaaGTTGATATCAtactatatttatatataatattgcaCATAAATTAGTAAAACCATACGATAGTGTTGAAAAGTAGAAAATAGAAGCGATAACCACTGCGAGTCGCTTGGAGTTTGTTGTGCTTAATTTTCatcttcttaattttcaaaatgatttgttctatattaattaatatttagagTAATTAATTACAATCACAGAGAAAATTAAGTTCCTTGTGAACATAATTATTAGCTGAAGTgctgaaagagagagagggagagagagggagagagagggagagagagagagatggcagcAGATCAGGGCCAGCAGCAGGCATCCAGTGAGTCCATGGCAACGGTGGCTGAGAAGGCTCCGATCACCGCGGAGAGGAAGGTCCGCAATGATTTGGAGACCAAGCTCCCCAAACCATGTATGTGTATATTATGGTCGTACATTTTGCTTTTTACAATGATATTGATAGATTATTGATGATATATTCACAGTATATGttctttaatataaaaaatatacgtTCGTTCCATGGCCGAACTATTGGTTTAAGTTTTACCTTTATGTTCTAGAAAATTAGCGATAGTTTCACATGATCACATGCATAATAATGCATGAATCAActgcttaatttttattttttttaattaaatcttGTTAATTTCAGACATGCCTAGGGCTATGATTGCACCTGATATGGAGAACATCAATGGCACAGCGGGCCATAAGCATTCCAACATGTCTGTGCTTCAACAGCATGCAGCTTTCTTCGACCAAGACAACGATGGCATAATCTACCCTTCTGAAACATTCAGAGGTAAatcaattttgaagttttaggGTTTGCGATTGTCATGTCACGTACAAAAATGGATCGTCTTACTTGAATCTGTTCTTGCAGGATTTCGTGCCCTCGGGTTTAATCCGGTTGCTTCATTCCTTTTCATGGTTCTTGTCCATGCAGCCATGAGTTATGCTACTCTTCCTGTAAGTTTACCAAAGTTTGAACAGACAAGGCGAGATATTCTAATCTAGTCTAATTTATGAGACGGGATTCGAACTTGGGTGCAAGGGTGCACGCAAGCACACTATCCTTACGCACATTTGCGGCAATATTTAACTTTTAACAGCCAACTATCTGCATTATCTGATTTATTTGTCACTAGAACTGCTTAATTTTTgtattcattttcttcttctgcagacATGGATACCGTCGCCTTTCTTTGCAATTCACATAAAGAACATACACATGGCAAAGCATGGAAGTGACTCAGGGACGTATGACACAGAGGGAAGGTAAGAATACCTGCCCATAAACCTAAGGAAGGGTCTCTCAGATGTGATTGTTCGATTCGAAACGTGTGTTATAGATTATTTGAAGAATTAtctgttcatgagatttgacgTCATTACCTCCTCCAGTAAAATGGGGAAACTACGTGTCACTAGACCGCTAGACCGGATGATCATTACTGTCGGGGTTCTACTATAACTACTGCAAACTTTATATATCTTTGCCTTGCATTGTATGCTGCAGGTACATTCCTGCAAATCTGGAGAACATGTTCAGCAAGTATGCCCGCACCGTGCCTGATAAGCTTTCATTCAAGGAGCTTTGGCACATGAC from Pyrus communis chromosome 17, drPyrComm1.1, whole genome shotgun sequence includes the following:
- the LOC137721664 gene encoding peroxygenase-like; protein product: MAADQGQQQASSESMATVAEKAPITAERKVRNDLETKLPKPYMPRAMIAPDMENINGTAGHKHSNMSVLQQHAAFFDQDNDGIIYPSETFRGFRALGFNPVASFLFMVLVHAAMSYATLPTWIPSPFFAIHIKNIHMAKHGSDSGTYDTEGRYIPANLENMFSKYARTVPDKLSFKELWHMTQANRDAFDFFGWIASKLEWGVLYVLAKDENGYLAKEAVRRCFDGSLFEYCSKLQKGAVGKMG